One Siniperca chuatsi isolate FFG_IHB_CAS linkage group LG5, ASM2008510v1, whole genome shotgun sequence DNA window includes the following coding sequences:
- the LOC122875891 gene encoding beta-1,3-galactosyl-O-glycosyl-glycoprotein beta-1,6-N-acetylglucosaminyltransferase-like isoform X2 produces the protein MRLLKQSWQLLLLKLTVVLGSLWMLFLLSHTKTGRDASYILRYSWLEYTDADGGREKVCNCSAILQGEREALEQAKLLTITKDFHKNVQIPDEYYINATQDCRKFKLSRKYLTLPLSQEEEDFPLAYSIVVHHKVQNFERLLRAIYAPQNIYCIHVDKKSETSVFSAIKAITSCFPNVFMASQTVSVVYSAWSRVQADLNCMADLYNVSKKWKYFINLCGQDFPLKTNLEIVRALRSLKGGNSLESEKLPGEKKWRISNVHQIVDGKIQTGKAKEPPPFNLPILSGNAYIVVNRGYIRSVLEDNRVLALIEWAKDTYSPDEFLWATIQRIPGVPGSTWPNPKYDMTDINAIARLVKWQWHEGPQGSLEAVYPKCQGNHVRAICVYGAGDLQWMLEQHHLIANKFDTDTDAIVVYCLEKYLRQKALAEIH, from the exons ATGAGGCTACTGAAACAAAGCTGGCAGCTACTGTTGCTGAAGCTCACTGTTGTACTGGGATCACTATGGATGCTTTTCCTACTGAGTCACACCAAAACAGGCAGGGATGCTAGCTACATTCTCAGGTATAGCTGGTTGGAGTATACAGATGCTGATGGCGGCCGAGAGAAAGTGTGCAACTGTTCAGCAATCCTGCAGGGAGAGCGGGAGGCACTGGAGCAGGCCAAATTACTGACCATCACTAAAGACTTCCACAAGAATGTTCAGATCCCAGATGAGTATTATATTAATGCAACCCAAGACTGCAG GAAATTCAAGTTAAGCAGGAAATACTTAACATTGCCGTTAAGCCAGGAAGAAGAGGACTTCCCTCTGGCTTACTCTATTGTTGTGCATCATAAG gtgCAGAACTTTGAGCGACTGCTGCGAGCCATCTATGCACCTCAAAATATTTATTGCATCCATGTGGACAAAAAATCAGAGACCTCAGTCTTCTCTGCCATTAAGGCCATTACTTCCTGTTTCCCAAATGTCTTCATGGCTAGCCAGACTGTGAGTGTGGTCTATTCTGCTTGGTCACGTGTCCAGGCTGACCTTAACTGTATGGCTGATCTCTATAATGTcagcaaaaaatggaaatacttcaTCAACCTTTGTGGCCAGGACTTCCCTCTGAAAACCAACTTGGAGATTGTAAGGGCACTGCGTTCATTGAAGGGTGGTAACAGCTTGGAGTCAGAAAAATTGCCTGGTGAAAAGAAGTGGAGGATATCAAATGTTCATCAAATAGTTGATGGGAAAATCCAG ACAGGAAAGGCAAAGGAGCCACCTCCATTCAACCTGCCTATCCTGTCAGGGAATGCCTACATTGTGGTTAACCGAGGCTACATTCGCAGCGTGTTGGAGGACAACAGAGTACTGGCACTGATCGAGTGGGCCAAAGATACCTACAGTCCTGATGAGTTTCTCTGGGCTACCATTCAACGAATCCCTGGTGTTCCTGGCTCAACGTGGCCCAATCCCAAATACGACATGACAGACATCAATGCGATTGCACGGCTGGTGAAGTGGCAGTGGCATGAGGGACCACAGGGTTCACTGGAGGCGGTGTACCCAAAGTGTCAAGGCAACCATGTCAGGGCAATATGTGTGTATGGTGCTGGAGACCTGCAGTGGATGCTTGAGCAGCATCACCTCATTGCCAATAAGtttgacacagacacagatgccATTGTTGTCTACTGCTTGGAGAAGTATCTGAGACAAAAGGCACTGGCTGAGATACATTAG
- the LOC122875891 gene encoding beta-1,3-galactosyl-O-glycosyl-glycoprotein beta-1,6-N-acetylglucosaminyltransferase-like isoform X1 — protein sequence MRLLKQSWQLLLLKLTVVLGSLWMLFLLSHTKTGRDASYILRYSWLEYTDADGGREKVCNCSAILQGEREALEQAKLLTITKDFHKNVQIPDEYYINATQDCRKFKLSRKYLTLPLSQEEEDFPLAYSIVVHHKVQNFERLLRAIYAPQNIYCIHVDKKSETSVFSAIKAITSCFPNVFMASQTVSVVYSAWSRVQADLNCMADLYNVSKKWKYFINLCGQDFPLKTNLEIVRALRSLKGGNSLESEKLPGEKKWRISNVHQIVDGKIQQTGKAKEPPPFNLPILSGNAYIVVNRGYIRSVLEDNRVLALIEWAKDTYSPDEFLWATIQRIPGVPGSTWPNPKYDMTDINAIARLVKWQWHEGPQGSLEAVYPKCQGNHVRAICVYGAGDLQWMLEQHHLIANKFDTDTDAIVVYCLEKYLRQKALAEIH from the exons ATGAGGCTACTGAAACAAAGCTGGCAGCTACTGTTGCTGAAGCTCACTGTTGTACTGGGATCACTATGGATGCTTTTCCTACTGAGTCACACCAAAACAGGCAGGGATGCTAGCTACATTCTCAGGTATAGCTGGTTGGAGTATACAGATGCTGATGGCGGCCGAGAGAAAGTGTGCAACTGTTCAGCAATCCTGCAGGGAGAGCGGGAGGCACTGGAGCAGGCCAAATTACTGACCATCACTAAAGACTTCCACAAGAATGTTCAGATCCCAGATGAGTATTATATTAATGCAACCCAAGACTGCAG GAAATTCAAGTTAAGCAGGAAATACTTAACATTGCCGTTAAGCCAGGAAGAAGAGGACTTCCCTCTGGCTTACTCTATTGTTGTGCATCATAAG gtgCAGAACTTTGAGCGACTGCTGCGAGCCATCTATGCACCTCAAAATATTTATTGCATCCATGTGGACAAAAAATCAGAGACCTCAGTCTTCTCTGCCATTAAGGCCATTACTTCCTGTTTCCCAAATGTCTTCATGGCTAGCCAGACTGTGAGTGTGGTCTATTCTGCTTGGTCACGTGTCCAGGCTGACCTTAACTGTATGGCTGATCTCTATAATGTcagcaaaaaatggaaatacttcaTCAACCTTTGTGGCCAGGACTTCCCTCTGAAAACCAACTTGGAGATTGTAAGGGCACTGCGTTCATTGAAGGGTGGTAACAGCTTGGAGTCAGAAAAATTGCCTGGTGAAAAGAAGTGGAGGATATCAAATGTTCATCAAATAGTTGATGGGAAAATCCAG CAGACAGGAAAGGCAAAGGAGCCACCTCCATTCAACCTGCCTATCCTGTCAGGGAATGCCTACATTGTGGTTAACCGAGGCTACATTCGCAGCGTGTTGGAGGACAACAGAGTACTGGCACTGATCGAGTGGGCCAAAGATACCTACAGTCCTGATGAGTTTCTCTGGGCTACCATTCAACGAATCCCTGGTGTTCCTGGCTCAACGTGGCCCAATCCCAAATACGACATGACAGACATCAATGCGATTGCACGGCTGGTGAAGTGGCAGTGGCATGAGGGACCACAGGGTTCACTGGAGGCGGTGTACCCAAAGTGTCAAGGCAACCATGTCAGGGCAATATGTGTGTATGGTGCTGGAGACCTGCAGTGGATGCTTGAGCAGCATCACCTCATTGCCAATAAGtttgacacagacacagatgccATTGTTGTCTACTGCTTGGAGAAGTATCTGAGACAAAAGGCACTGGCTGAGATACATTAG